In Nitrospira sp., one DNA window encodes the following:
- the nagB gene encoding glucosamine-6-phosphate deaminase, translated as MLITETSEEGGRIAGSLVAQAIKQTPALRLGLAAGTTPLGLYRKLVDLHRTTPLDFAHVRLFSLDEFIGLPSNNPHSYHSFFHQHLLNHVNIDPAHLHLLHGQAEDIDSYCVSYERLIRNQGGIDLQILGIGQNGHLGFNEPGSSLNSRTRRSLLSASTKHYLARVFDSEPVPEWAVTMGLGTIREAQTLLLLAFGTRKAAVVAKAVEGPLSAFTPASSIQLHPNVVLVLDREAAGSLKNQEYYRQQSSHMMKSNQWFLEP; from the coding sequence GTGCTCATCACAGAAACATCGGAGGAAGGCGGCAGGATAGCAGGAAGCCTCGTTGCTCAGGCGATCAAGCAAACTCCGGCATTGCGGCTTGGACTCGCTGCTGGTACCACGCCGCTCGGATTGTACCGGAAGCTGGTGGATCTGCATCGCACGACGCCTCTCGATTTTGCTCACGTTCGGCTTTTCAGCCTCGACGAGTTCATCGGGTTACCGAGCAACAACCCGCACAGCTATCACAGCTTCTTTCATCAGCATCTTCTCAACCACGTCAATATCGATCCGGCGCATCTCCATCTTTTGCACGGACAGGCCGAGGACATCGACTCCTACTGTGTTTCGTATGAACGGCTCATCCGAAACCAAGGCGGCATCGATCTGCAGATCCTAGGAATAGGGCAGAACGGCCACCTAGGATTCAATGAACCAGGTTCCAGTCTCAATTCCCGAACAAGGCGCAGTCTCCTGAGCGCGTCGACCAAACACTATCTTGCTCGGGTCTTCGATAGCGAGCCGGTCCCGGAATGGGCTGTGACCATGGGTCTCGGCACCATTCGTGAGGCGCAAACACTCTTGCTGTTGGCCTTTGGAACACGCAAGGCCGCAGTCGTCGCCAAAGCCGTGGAAGGACCGTTGAGTGCGTTCACGCCTGCCTCATCCATTCAGTTGCATCCCAACGTCGTCCTCGTGCTTGACCGCGAAGCTGCGGGTTCCCTCAAGAATCAGGAATACTATCGGCAGCAATCGTCTCACATGATGAAAAGCAATCAATGGTTCTTGGAACCTTGA
- a CDS encoding IPT/TIG domain-containing protein, whose amino-acid sequence MSAAMTLFRLSGEGQDLFDGSVNGIAVVKRVNAKVLNGDGGVSIDRGFVDMARHKDLDGLQSFTIDAVITAKSVGGARQNIVEAQTPSVAMFIEANGKLMGSVHTAAGWVALDSGATLIKAGVPQRVTFTRDGAGKTELQIDARTVGGGTAPGVITNVGTSGFRVGMGMDGRTFPFAGTVTDLSIRQGVVTQQFFTSKQQEGQRLETLVKQAGVIKKIAVRLLPDESHARLQHVKDIMHAAGVKALSDLDTLPVRQATPLACGQVLVAPKKQPTVKVKWSDIAKQFRSGDLTTRREVLATHLTNQNSTAFLSKLPVQPTIHLRETPGPEDVETRDLSAPSDPVTSRASRLGLPIRITGTTVNTTTLLNFTNNKLTAITPGLLDKLKTKKPSDWPTTAIAIAQVMELRTIPIDSAVVIAGTLDLTEQRLVVEPNVSTLYIIAENVICGNNAAITWRRPGGSTPARADNPDLNGRDFPGVQTKHDSRDGLDGGDGMPGQSGTAGAAGRHAPNIEMWVKNMTGLPNLDFNGEDGIQGGRGQRGGRGGRGGGGHTGKRVWLFGWHCTSEGGDGGDGGNGARGGDGGRGGNGGNAGTISIGVLTGTLANTVVNKSFKIKNQGGRKGPGGSGGAGGSGGSGGQSGNGETCHDAKNGHPGAQGQPGAQGPAGFSDGSDAQVTFFEFSQAAWDDLMTRPWITQLSPTDVFPGDTLTIRGSRFTTNDRVMLGASALAPTVNADESISIAIPLTITGGEQQIFVRRADGTESNRLNLGIKPLLDVLTDPLAQGSTVNLTGRAFTTGATVLFNGGTIPATVTSITALSFVVPGTGGGGSAGGTVTIQVRNPDGRVSNSRTASQPRILEIPFKYGQHNLSFDNFTDGVPDWGTYEDTFGAAEVWHELLDPIFGHPVLTAAYFGFYTYFLKGKGNGGLATGFCTSLASLVADRFWLGKTDTPTVQKADVHKMLTGQHGKLLSRESLLTFHDQGREGIDRVEESYREIEATFLRGTDRQNMPLLFFIPSGEVWDSGYFDKLSSSHCVMPYRFVYPVGRPAPQLTSDGTSTNTDPDGVELFVWDCNNATSPNCKLRFRRQGGKIHFEFFSNSSTAQFSSQDGITLGMMRHGDYMLADHDLPFSGPFGLTSFIIDFLLSPADLQAVDAAGRRAGNFDGKLLSEIPGSHPGYLTKGMYLLPASTPLTRTIVGMGAGTYDYHSITPDGASILLQNVGTQPGHRDVVGISADATQIRFTPAVDKNFSLSVARIVNGQARALSIAGVGGGPSNDVDITLSPEMNVVRVGNRGLARNLTVTALAVTKGGQPTNKALAAIAVPPANDLAVTVTDWNAVDVQAQPVPFE is encoded by the coding sequence ATGAGTGCAGCGATGACATTGTTTCGCTTGAGCGGTGAGGGACAGGACCTCTTTGACGGCTCCGTGAACGGGATTGCCGTCGTAAAGCGCGTGAACGCGAAGGTGCTCAACGGCGACGGAGGCGTGTCCATTGATCGAGGCTTCGTCGACATGGCGCGGCACAAGGACCTGGACGGCCTGCAATCCTTCACCATCGATGCGGTCATCACCGCAAAAAGCGTGGGTGGAGCGCGTCAAAACATTGTCGAAGCGCAAACTCCTTCCGTGGCAATGTTCATCGAGGCGAACGGCAAGTTGATGGGGTCAGTGCACACGGCGGCCGGATGGGTGGCACTGGACAGCGGCGCCACTCTCATCAAGGCGGGTGTGCCGCAGCGGGTCACGTTCACCCGCGATGGCGCCGGCAAGACCGAATTGCAAATCGATGCCCGCACGGTGGGAGGCGGAACGGCGCCCGGTGTCATCACGAACGTGGGGACGTCGGGCTTTCGCGTGGGCATGGGAATGGACGGCCGGACGTTCCCCTTTGCCGGAACCGTCACCGACCTGAGCATTCGCCAGGGGGTCGTGACACAGCAGTTTTTCACGTCGAAACAGCAGGAAGGGCAACGTCTGGAAACTTTAGTCAAACAAGCAGGCGTGATCAAAAAGATCGCCGTGCGTCTGCTTCCGGATGAAAGCCACGCACGGCTGCAACACGTCAAAGACATCATGCACGCGGCCGGGGTAAAGGCGCTCAGCGATCTCGATACCTTGCCGGTCCGGCAAGCCACGCCGCTCGCATGCGGCCAAGTTCTCGTCGCTCCCAAAAAGCAACCAACCGTGAAAGTCAAGTGGAGCGATATTGCAAAACAATTTCGATCGGGCGATCTCACCACGCGCCGTGAAGTGCTCGCTACTCACCTCACGAACCAAAACAGCACGGCCTTCTTGAGCAAGCTCCCGGTGCAGCCAACGATCCACCTGCGCGAAACCCCGGGCCCCGAGGATGTGGAGACAAGAGACCTCTCCGCTCCAAGCGACCCAGTGACTTCACGCGCTTCCCGGCTTGGCTTGCCGATCCGCATCACGGGCACGACGGTCAATACCACGACTCTCCTGAATTTCACCAACAACAAACTAACGGCAATCACGCCGGGATTGCTGGACAAGCTCAAGACCAAGAAGCCCTCGGATTGGCCGACCACCGCCATAGCCATCGCTCAAGTCATGGAGTTGCGGACGATTCCGATCGACAGCGCCGTGGTCATCGCGGGCACGCTCGATCTGACTGAGCAGCGATTGGTCGTGGAACCGAACGTCTCGACCCTCTATATCATTGCTGAGAACGTCATCTGCGGCAACAATGCAGCGATCACCTGGCGCCGACCCGGCGGCTCTACGCCGGCGCGTGCCGACAATCCGGATTTGAACGGCCGGGATTTCCCCGGCGTGCAAACCAAACACGATTCGCGAGACGGGCTGGACGGCGGGGACGGCATGCCGGGCCAATCCGGGACAGCAGGCGCAGCGGGGCGCCACGCACCCAACATTGAAATGTGGGTCAAGAACATGACCGGCCTGCCGAATCTCGACTTTAACGGCGAGGACGGCATTCAGGGGGGGCGCGGCCAGCGCGGCGGTCGCGGTGGTCGCGGCGGCGGTGGCCATACAGGAAAACGCGTTTGGCTCTTTGGCTGGCATTGCACATCAGAAGGCGGCGACGGAGGTGACGGCGGAAACGGGGCGCGCGGCGGCGACGGCGGCCGAGGGGGAAACGGCGGGAATGCAGGCACCATTTCAATCGGCGTCTTGACCGGCACCCTCGCGAATACGGTGGTGAACAAATCGTTCAAGATCAAGAACCAGGGCGGGCGCAAGGGTCCCGGCGGGTCTGGCGGCGCCGGCGGGTCTGGTGGGAGCGGCGGTCAGAGCGGGAACGGGGAGACTTGTCATGACGCCAAGAACGGCCATCCCGGCGCGCAAGGCCAGCCAGGCGCGCAAGGCCCTGCCGGGTTCAGCGACGGCAGTGATGCGCAGGTGACCTTCTTCGAATTCAGCCAGGCGGCATGGGACGATCTGATGACGCGGCCCTGGATCACCCAATTGAGCCCGACTGACGTATTTCCCGGCGACACCCTTACGATCCGTGGCAGCCGTTTCACGACGAACGATCGGGTGATGCTCGGCGCATCAGCGCTCGCTCCAACGGTCAACGCCGATGAGTCGATCTCCATCGCGATTCCTCTCACAATCACCGGCGGCGAACAACAGATCTTCGTGCGTCGGGCCGACGGAACGGAAAGCAATCGGTTGAATCTTGGGATCAAACCATTGCTCGATGTGCTGACCGATCCCCTGGCGCAGGGCAGCACCGTCAACCTGACCGGCAGGGCTTTCACGACCGGGGCTACCGTGCTGTTCAACGGTGGAACCATTCCCGCCACGGTGACCAGCATCACAGCGCTCTCGTTCGTGGTGCCGGGCACGGGCGGCGGCGGCAGCGCAGGTGGAACCGTCACCATTCAAGTCCGTAATCCGGACGGCCGTGTCAGCAACAGCCGGACCGCGTCGCAGCCGCGGATCCTCGAGATCCCGTTCAAGTACGGGCAGCACAATTTAAGCTTCGACAATTTCACGGATGGAGTGCCGGACTGGGGAACGTATGAAGACACGTTCGGCGCCGCCGAGGTCTGGCACGAATTGCTCGATCCCATCTTCGGGCATCCCGTGCTGACCGCGGCCTACTTCGGATTCTACACGTACTTCCTGAAAGGAAAGGGAAACGGGGGCCTCGCGACGGGCTTCTGTACTTCACTGGCCAGCCTGGTGGCCGATCGCTTTTGGCTCGGCAAGACCGACACCCCGACCGTGCAGAAGGCGGACGTGCACAAGATGCTGACCGGCCAGCACGGCAAACTCTTGAGCCGCGAAAGCCTGTTGACGTTTCACGATCAGGGCCGCGAGGGCATCGACCGCGTGGAAGAATCCTATCGCGAGATTGAAGCCACGTTCTTGCGCGGCACGGATCGGCAAAACATGCCCCTGCTCTTTTTCATCCCATCGGGGGAAGTCTGGGACTCGGGCTATTTCGACAAGCTCTCGTCCTCGCATTGCGTCATGCCCTACCGGTTCGTCTACCCGGTGGGACGGCCAGCGCCTCAACTGACTTCCGACGGCACGTCGACGAACACGGATCCGGATGGGGTGGAGCTGTTTGTCTGGGATTGCAACAATGCCACCTCGCCGAACTGCAAGCTGCGATTCCGCCGGCAGGGCGGGAAAATCCACTTCGAGTTCTTTTCGAACAGCTCCACCGCGCAGTTCAGCAGTCAGGACGGTATCACGCTCGGCATGATGCGGCATGGAGATTACATGCTGGCGGATCATGACCTGCCGTTCAGCGGACCGTTCGGGCTGACATCGTTCATCATCGACTTTCTGCTTTCTCCGGCTGACCTCCAGGCCGTGGATGCCGCCGGCCGACGCGCCGGCAACTTCGACGGCAAGTTGCTGTCTGAAATACCAGGCAGCCATCCCGGCTATTTGACCAAAGGGATGTACCTGCTCCCAGCGAGCACGCCGCTCACACGCACGATCGTCGGCATGGGAGCCGGCACCTATGACTATCATTCCATTACGCCCGATGGCGCATCGATCCTGCTGCAAAACGTCGGAACTCAGCCGGGCCATCGTGATGTGGTTGGAATCAGCGCCGATGCCACGCAGATACGATTCACGCCTGCCGTGGATAAGAACTTTTCATTGTCCGTCGCCCGGATCGTCAACGGGCAGGCCCGCGCGCTCTCCATCGCTGGAGTCGGCGGAGGCCCGAGCAACGATGTCGATATTACGCTGTCCCCGGAGATGAATGTGGTGCGCGTCGGGAATCGCGGCCTCGCGCGCAATCTGACTGTGACGGCACTGGCGGTGACGAAGGGAGGCCAGCCCACCAACAAGGCGCTCGCGGCGATCGCAGTCCCACCGGCCAACGACCTCGCCGTCACGGTGACGGACTGGAACGCCGTTGATGTACAGGCTCAACCTGTACCGTTCGAATAG
- a CDS encoding glycosyltransferase family 4 protein: protein MKIAQLVHLSVSVPPEKYGGTERVVFHLVEELVRLGHDVTLFASGDSTTSAKLLPMCDRALTHTLFINRDAIMTQMLEQVWNLSHQFDIIHSHLDFVGFPLARRSEVPVITTVHGHLGAPELAKVYREFWEIPLISVSYAQRTLFAYNNWKANVYHGIPVDLYRFHSKPQKYLAFTGRMSPEKSPEVAIRVAQQLGIPLRMAAKVDPVDRDYFEAEIAHHLTHPLIQFIGEISDREKGEFLGNASAVLCPHRPESFGLVLIEALACGTPVVTYRHGSYPELIDHETTGFLCRDEQEMVQAARRVDEIDRHRCRKTFEERFTAERMVKEYVQLYEQMIREASVNASFSSDE, encoded by the coding sequence ATGAAGATCGCTCAACTGGTCCACCTAAGCGTGAGTGTGCCTCCTGAAAAGTATGGCGGAACGGAACGAGTGGTCTTCCACCTCGTGGAAGAGCTGGTCCGGCTTGGTCATGACGTCACCCTATTTGCCAGCGGTGATTCGACCACGAGCGCGAAGCTCCTCCCCATGTGCGACCGCGCGCTCACCCATACGCTGTTCATCAATAGAGACGCTATCATGACGCAGATGCTGGAACAGGTGTGGAACCTGTCTCATCAGTTCGACATTATCCATTCTCATCTGGACTTCGTGGGATTTCCTCTGGCCCGCCGGTCCGAGGTCCCTGTCATTACCACGGTCCATGGACACCTGGGAGCACCGGAACTGGCCAAGGTCTATCGCGAATTCTGGGAGATTCCGCTGATCTCCGTTTCGTATGCGCAACGGACGCTTTTTGCTTACAACAACTGGAAAGCGAACGTGTACCACGGGATCCCGGTCGATCTCTATCGATTTCACTCAAAACCTCAGAAGTACCTTGCGTTCACGGGCAGGATGTCGCCGGAGAAATCACCGGAGGTGGCGATCCGGGTCGCTCAACAATTGGGCATCCCGTTGCGGATGGCCGCCAAGGTGGACCCAGTCGATCGTGACTATTTTGAGGCCGAGATCGCCCATCACCTGACACATCCCCTCATCCAGTTTATCGGAGAGATCAGCGATCGTGAAAAGGGCGAATTTCTCGGGAATGCCAGCGCGGTGCTGTGCCCTCATCGGCCGGAGTCGTTCGGCTTGGTGTTGATCGAAGCGTTGGCCTGCGGCACTCCAGTGGTGACCTATCGACACGGGTCGTATCCGGAACTGATCGACCATGAGACGACTGGATTTCTCTGTCGAGATGAGCAAGAGATGGTGCAAGCCGCCCGCCGCGTCGACGAGATCGATCGCCACCGATGCCGCAAGACCTTCGAAGAGCGGTTCACGGCCGAACGCATGGTGAAAGAATACGTCCAACTGTATGAACAAATGATCCGCGAAGCATCGGTAAACGCATCCTTCTCTTCTGATGAATGA
- a CDS encoding methyltransferase domain-containing protein yields MSELSLQAQIEAANSYEALFVPALFGQWAPKSADAVHIKPGQRVLDVACGTGILAREAASRVGSTGYVVGIDSNPGMVAVARQLAPAIEWQEGIAESLPFPDRSFDAVVNQFGLMFFRDRRQALREMLRVLVPGGRLAVAIWDSLDNIPAYAAEVALLEQIAGRQAADALRAPFVLGNRKDLVKLFSEAGVASAQITTHQGTALFPSIRTMVEADLRGWLPVMGVLLSEDQIHRILETAEQTLSSYATADGRVAFPLSAHLVTARKP; encoded by the coding sequence ATGAGCGAGCTCTCGTTACAGGCTCAGATCGAAGCTGCGAATTCGTACGAAGCGCTGTTCGTGCCGGCGCTCTTCGGGCAGTGGGCACCAAAGAGCGCGGATGCCGTGCACATCAAGCCTGGTCAACGAGTACTCGACGTCGCATGCGGCACCGGAATTCTTGCGCGTGAAGCCGCCTCGCGGGTCGGATCAACCGGGTATGTCGTGGGGATTGACTCGAACCCTGGAATGGTCGCGGTAGCTCGACAGCTTGCACCAGCGATCGAGTGGCAAGAGGGGATCGCCGAGTCACTACCGTTCCCTGATCGGTCTTTCGATGCTGTTGTGAACCAGTTCGGCCTCATGTTCTTTAGGGATCGCCGCCAGGCCCTTCGCGAGATGCTTCGCGTGCTGGTGCCGGGAGGACGGTTGGCTGTGGCGATCTGGGACTCGCTCGACAACATACCAGCCTATGCCGCTGAGGTCGCGCTACTGGAACAAATAGCCGGCCGGCAAGCGGCGGATGCCCTGCGAGCACCATTCGTGCTCGGCAATCGGAAAGATCTCGTCAAGTTGTTTTCGGAAGCCGGGGTGGCCTCAGCCCAAATTACCACTCATCAAGGGACTGCGCTCTTCCCCAGCATTCGGACCATGGTCGAGGCCGACCTGAGGGGCTGGCTGCCGGTTATGGGAGTACTGCTGAGCGAGGACCAGATTCACCGTATATTAGAGACAGCTGAGCAGACTCTCAGTTCCTACGCGACGGCGGATGGACGAGTGGCGTTCCCATTGTCGGCCCATCTCGTGACCGCGAGGAAACCTTAG
- a CDS encoding glutamate synthase subunit beta — protein sequence MGDPKGFMKYAREGPKRKPIELRVLDWKEMYEPISEDKLKIQGARCMDCGVPFCQGNTGCPVVNLIPEWNDLVYRGRWKDALKALHTTNNFPEFTGRLCPAPCEGACVLGINEDPVSIRIIEWNIVDRGFNEGFVTPILPVVKTGKTVAIVGSGPAGLAAAQQLARVGHEVTVFEKSDRIGGLLRYGIPDFKMEKWVIDRRLEQMKAEGVKFQASVAIGKDMTGDQLRQQFDAVGLTMGAEQARELPIPGRELKGVHPAMEYLTQQNKRTAGIPFNDEPITAKGKRVVIIGGGDTGSDCLGTAHRQGCLEAHQFELLPEPPPQRAESTPWPLWPMQLRTSHAHEEGCDRQWSVSTSRFTGHNGHVTRLHANRVTFESGKFQPMPETEFEMNVDLVLLAMGFTGPVKNGLLDDLGVKYDARGAVSVDENFMTNLDGVFAGGDTKRGASLIVWAIAEGRKMAAGIDRYLQAGKSAKSGR from the coding sequence ATGGGAGATCCAAAAGGTTTCATGAAATATGCCCGTGAGGGCCCGAAGCGCAAGCCAATCGAGCTGCGTGTGCTGGATTGGAAGGAGATGTACGAGCCGATCTCCGAGGACAAATTGAAGATCCAGGGCGCGCGCTGCATGGATTGCGGGGTGCCGTTTTGCCAAGGCAACACCGGTTGCCCGGTCGTGAATCTGATTCCCGAATGGAACGATCTTGTCTATCGCGGTCGTTGGAAAGATGCGCTGAAAGCTCTGCATACGACGAACAATTTCCCCGAGTTCACCGGCAGGCTCTGTCCGGCGCCCTGTGAGGGCGCTTGTGTGCTGGGTATCAATGAAGATCCGGTTTCCATCCGCATCATCGAATGGAACATAGTCGACCGTGGCTTCAATGAAGGCTTCGTGACGCCGATTCTACCGGTCGTGAAAACCGGCAAGACCGTGGCGATCGTCGGTTCCGGTCCGGCGGGTTTGGCTGCTGCGCAACAACTGGCTCGGGTCGGTCATGAGGTGACGGTCTTCGAAAAATCCGATCGGATCGGGGGCCTACTTCGCTACGGCATTCCCGATTTCAAAATGGAAAAATGGGTCATCGACAGGCGGTTGGAACAGATGAAGGCCGAGGGGGTGAAGTTTCAAGCCAGTGTTGCGATCGGCAAAGATATGACCGGTGATCAGCTGCGTCAACAGTTTGATGCGGTAGGCCTCACAATGGGTGCCGAGCAGGCTCGTGAGTTGCCGATCCCGGGGCGTGAGCTGAAGGGTGTGCATCCTGCGATGGAGTATCTCACCCAGCAAAATAAGCGCACGGCCGGCATCCCGTTCAACGACGAGCCGATTACGGCAAAGGGTAAACGGGTGGTTATCATCGGCGGAGGCGATACGGGATCCGACTGTCTCGGCACCGCGCACCGTCAAGGCTGTCTCGAAGCGCATCAATTTGAATTGCTACCGGAACCCCCGCCGCAGCGGGCAGAGTCGACCCCCTGGCCGCTCTGGCCGATGCAGCTGCGCACCTCGCACGCTCATGAAGAAGGCTGTGATAGGCAGTGGAGCGTCTCCACCTCGAGGTTCACCGGCCACAATGGTCATGTCACAAGACTCCATGCAAATCGAGTCACGTTTGAAAGTGGAAAGTTTCAGCCGATGCCGGAAACCGAGTTCGAGATGAATGTCGACCTGGTGCTGTTGGCCATGGGGTTCACCGGTCCGGTCAAGAACGGCCTGCTTGACGATCTGGGTGTGAAGTATGACGCGCGAGGGGCGGTATCAGTGGACGAGAACTTCATGACCAACCTCGACGGCGTTTTTGCGGGTGGCGATACCAAACGAGGCGCGTCGCTCATCGTCTGGGCCATCGCCGAGGGCCGCAAAATGGCGGCAGGGATCGACAGGTATCTGCAAGCCGGCAAATCAGCGAAATCAGGCCGCTGA